Proteins encoded within one genomic window of Methanobacteriales archaeon HGW-Methanobacteriales-1:
- a CDS encoding nucleotidyltransferase yields the protein MKKKDVDILISLLENDSTQITISQLSKETNTDYKTVHDIVKRLEKENLIFLEKLGKAYNIVLNKKNHHCLFEAEFKRREDLIKNLDFKVLYNKLNNLSFPFISLIFGSNAKKEALYGSDIDLLIICEKNRENDFESIISLLPLDIHLTTLNFEDFMDMAMSKEFTVVSEAMKNNIILVGIEDYYRMLNNVR from the coding sequence ATGAAAAAAAAAGATGTGGATATTTTAATTTCATTGTTAGAGAACGATAGTACACAAATAACTATCAGTCAGCTATCTAAAGAGACTAATACTGATTATAAAACAGTACATGATATTGTTAAAAGACTGGAAAAAGAAAATCTAATCTTCCTGGAGAAGTTGGGGAAAGCATATAATATTGTTTTAAATAAAAAAAATCATCACTGCCTTTTTGAAGCTGAATTTAAGCGAAGAGAAGATTTAATCAAGAATCTGGATTTTAAAGTCCTATATAATAAACTAAACAACCTTAGCTTTCCATTTATTTCCCTTATTTTCGGATCTAATGCTAAAAAAGAAGCATTATATGGATCTGATATTGATCTTTTAATAATATGTGAAAAAAATCGTGAAAATGATTTTGAAAGCATTATTTCTTTATTACCCTTGGATATTCATCTTACAACTTTAAATTTTGAAGATTTTATGGATATGGCCATGAGCAAAGAATTTACCGTTGTTTCGGAGGCTATGAAAAATAATATAATATTAGTGGGTATTGAAGATTATTACCGGATGTTAAATAATGTTAGATGA
- a CDS encoding sodium:proton antiporter codes for MVELLFFLIMLFIVALISSKIDNLPVSAQMIFIFAGIAAGYFLTGFVDVREPPISTIVLIIAEVALVLVLFTDASQVKLGALKSNLLTLRLLSVGLISTLILGILAAAAIFTDLTFWEAAIIGIVLAPTDAALGQIVVKNKKIPEKIRKALEMESGLNDGLCVPFLLVFIAIGLAEETFSPMGYFIEVALAQIGLGALVGLGVGIIGSGVVIKSRDKGWITPEYQRIAFLVLAVISFLLADEIGGSGFIAAFVGGLATGYITRDAGKVLIDFAEAEGQFLNLTVFFILGIIIAGLLPFITWQIVLYAILSLTIIRMLPVALSLLGAKVDISSILFMGWFGPRGLASVVLALIALEELGSFPSEDTFILVIFVTVLFSVVAHGVTALPLSKRYVERLKHHLNS; via the coding sequence ATGGTGGAACTACTATTCTTTCTCATAATGCTATTTATAGTGGCCTTAATATCAAGTAAAATTGATAATTTACCGGTATCGGCCCAGATGATTTTCATATTTGCCGGCATAGCAGCCGGCTATTTTTTAACGGGTTTTGTGGATGTGCGAGAACCTCCCATATCCACCATCGTGCTTATAATTGCCGAAGTGGCCCTGGTACTGGTGCTGTTCACCGATGCCTCCCAGGTCAAATTAGGGGCCCTCAAATCAAATCTATTAACCCTAAGACTTTTATCTGTAGGCCTAATATCTACCCTAATCCTGGGAATTCTGGCTGCAGCGGCAATATTCACTGATTTAACTTTTTGGGAAGCTGCCATCATTGGAATAGTTCTGGCCCCTACTGATGCGGCCCTGGGCCAGATTGTAGTTAAAAATAAGAAAATCCCGGAAAAAATCCGCAAAGCCCTGGAAATGGAAAGTGGTTTAAATGATGGATTGTGTGTGCCATTTTTACTGGTATTTATTGCCATAGGCCTGGCTGAGGAGACATTTTCCCCCATGGGATATTTTATAGAGGTGGCCCTGGCCCAGATAGGATTAGGGGCCCTGGTAGGTCTGGGTGTGGGAATCATTGGTTCTGGAGTGGTTATAAAATCCCGTGATAAGGGATGGATCACCCCCGAGTATCAGAGAATCGCCTTTTTAGTTTTAGCCGTAATTTCTTTCCTTTTAGCTGATGAAATTGGGGGCAGTGGATTTATAGCGGCCTTTGTAGGTGGCCTGGCTACAGGATACATCACCCGGGATGCAGGGAAAGTTCTCATTGACTTTGCCGAGGCCGAAGGCCAGTTTCTTAACCTAACAGTTTTCTTTATTTTAGGGATAATAATCGCGGGATTGCTACCATTTATCACCTGGCAAATCGTTCTCTATGCAATTTTAAGCTTAACCATTATCCGTATGCTGCCCGTGGCCCTATCCCTACTGGGGGCCAAAGTTGACATAAGTTCCATCTTATTCATGGGTTGGTTTGGGCCTCGGGGCCTGGCCTCGGTGGTATTGGCCCTGATTGCTTTGGAAGAGCTGGGATCTTTTCCTAGCGAGGATACTTTTATTTTAGTCATTTTTGTAACGGTGCTATTTAGTGTGGTGGCCCATGGGGTGACGGCCCTGCCTTTGTCTAAACGTTATGTAGAACGGTTGAAACACCATTTAAATAGTTAA